A single region of the Lysinibacillus sp. B2A1 genome encodes:
- a CDS encoding TetR/AcrR family transcriptional regulator codes for MSPRKPSTQELTKEMIIHEAHKQFIAKDFHHVSMRSIAKEIGCSHGAIYYHFKNKAEIFYAILGDYFSELNTTLDTTVNGPEDSSTKLKHIFVGYMAFGLNNQSQYELMFMVRDKEIDGLSQEAANLSYEKFAQSVQVLAEKELLLSDIHSTFIALHGFVAHYRHYVKNYEAAMTAVDVHARFLLKALIND; via the coding sequence ATGTCACCGCGCAAACCATCAACACAGGAATTAACAAAAGAAATGATTATACATGAAGCACATAAACAATTTATCGCGAAGGATTTTCACCATGTATCGATGCGCAGTATTGCAAAGGAGATTGGCTGTAGTCATGGGGCGATATACTATCATTTTAAAAATAAAGCCGAAATATTTTATGCTATTTTAGGTGATTATTTTTCAGAATTAAATACTACATTAGATACTACAGTGAATGGTCCAGAAGATAGTTCTACTAAATTAAAGCATATTTTTGTAGGCTATATGGCATTTGGTTTAAATAATCAAAGTCAATATGAATTAATGTTTATGGTGAGGGACAAAGAAATTGACGGACTCTCTCAAGAGGCAGCCAACCTTAGTTATGAAAAATTTGCACAATCCGTACAAGTTTTAGCAGAAAAGGAACTGCTGCTTTCAGATATCCATTCTACATTTATTGCGCTGCATGGATTTGTAGCACATTACCGTCATTATGTTAAAAATTATGAGGCAGCAATGACAGCAGTAGATGTACATGCAAGATTTCTTCTCAAGGCATTAATTAATGATTAG
- a CDS encoding methyl-accepting chemotaxis protein — protein sequence MNIINKLKGSLLYKYIASFTIPIAIISIIFSVVLFITSYRIIDNFVITQFESSLEIVSNSIFEDIEKNDAIAADNGNPQKYEQLLKQLNGTVKKYDIENAYILSRSNGKEHIVALSNKDNYKENYVFDEKMNVAIDSASTQTSDIYQDEYGIHKSIFIPFKNTDILFGIDMDASFISKLQTETLWICIIMTVIFILLGIIVAYFISIGITKPIKKITGYVGRVAKGDLAVEPLQMKGSNEIAQLSAGIENMTEDLRLLIQQIAENAEQVAAMSEELTASSEQTSASIQQITSSMQEVAAGSEKQTSSIEEVENHISTISTKMAEVVSSVNDVAAKAVSASTISEKGNTTIQSATEKMAITSTAIQETSVVVERLSTYTNEIGDIVTLINEITDQTNLLALNASIEAARAGEHGKGFAVVAEEVRKLADQSLAATNSIRTRIETIKEESTQAVKSMAISSSNLVESSTTFHASGEAFGEINAHILELTQEMNHANTIITNMNQGVNSIANSVEEVGVVAVQASGNIQNVAAASEEQSASIEEITASSNNLAEMAQQLRHIIQRFQL from the coding sequence TTGAATATAATAAATAAATTAAAGGGTTCTTTACTCTATAAATATATTGCAAGTTTCACCATTCCCATTGCTATTATTTCAATCATATTTAGTGTGGTACTATTCATAACGTCTTATCGAATTATCGATAACTTTGTTATTACACAGTTTGAGTCATCATTAGAAATTGTGTCTAATTCTATTTTTGAAGATATAGAAAAAAATGATGCCATCGCTGCAGACAACGGGAATCCTCAAAAATATGAACAACTACTAAAGCAATTAAATGGCACAGTTAAAAAATACGATATTGAAAATGCGTATATCCTTTCCCGCTCTAATGGAAAAGAGCATATTGTCGCTTTAAGCAATAAAGATAATTACAAGGAAAATTATGTTTTCGATGAAAAAATGAATGTCGCTATAGACTCTGCTTCTACACAAACAAGCGATATTTATCAAGATGAATATGGTATTCATAAATCCATTTTCATACCATTTAAAAACACAGATATTTTATTCGGTATAGATATGGATGCTTCCTTTATTTCTAAGCTGCAAACAGAGACACTTTGGATATGTATCATTATGACTGTGATTTTTATCCTATTAGGGATTATTGTCGCTTATTTCATTAGCATTGGTATTACAAAACCAATAAAAAAAATAACTGGCTATGTTGGCAGGGTAGCCAAGGGAGATTTAGCTGTTGAACCTCTACAAATGAAAGGGTCCAATGAAATCGCACAGCTTTCTGCGGGCATCGAAAATATGACAGAAGATTTAAGATTACTTATTCAGCAAATCGCTGAAAATGCTGAGCAAGTAGCTGCCATGTCAGAGGAATTAACAGCAAGCTCTGAGCAAACAAGTGCATCCATACAGCAAATTACATCTTCCATGCAGGAAGTTGCAGCTGGTTCAGAAAAGCAAACCTCCTCCATTGAAGAGGTAGAAAATCATATTTCAACAATCTCTACAAAGATGGCTGAAGTGGTTTCAAGCGTTAATGATGTGGCAGCAAAGGCTGTCAGTGCATCCACTATTTCTGAAAAAGGCAATACAACAATTCAAAGTGCGACTGAGAAAATGGCTATCACCTCTACTGCTATTCAAGAGACTTCAGTAGTCGTGGAACGTTTAAGTACATACACGAATGAAATTGGTGATATCGTGACCTTAATTAACGAAATTACGGACCAAACCAATTTACTCGCGTTAAATGCATCTATTGAAGCAGCAAGAGCTGGAGAACATGGTAAGGGCTTTGCCGTTGTTGCAGAAGAAGTACGTAAGCTTGCTGACCAATCATTAGCAGCAACTAACAGTATTCGAACACGTATTGAAACCATTAAAGAGGAGTCTACACAGGCTGTAAAATCTATGGCAATTAGCAGCAGTAATCTCGTGGAAAGCTCAACAACCTTTCATGCATCTGGTGAGGCCTTTGGAGAAATTAATGCACATATTCTGGAGCTAACTCAGGAAATGAATCATGCCAATACGATCATTACCAATATGAATCAAGGCGTGAATAGCATTGCTAATTCTGTAGAAGAAGTTGGCGTAGTAGCCGTTCAGGCATCTGGAAATATTCAAAATGTAGCAGCAGCATCTGAAGAACAATCTGCCAGCATCGAAGAAATTACTGCATCTTCAAATAATTTAGCGGAGATGGCTCAACAGCTTCGTCATATCATACAAAGATTTCAGTTATAA
- a CDS encoding polysaccharide deacetylase, which produces MKKKIAYVGIVILIIVVLAFSAYKLMNARDYQLFGKITSHIDTTDKVVALTFDDGPAKNVSAILALLDDYDAKATFFLIGKDIEKNLEEGKKIVNAGHQIGNHTYSHKRMVFKSSTFYKNEIEKTDELIKSIGYSEIPPVRPPYGKKLLGFPIYLSKTNRDTITWNLEPDSFYSTPDEKINYVKEYIQPGSIILMHPMYDNTDNELQAIEGILQSLSEDGYRFVTIKELQDKSENLHK; this is translated from the coding sequence CTGAAAAAGAAAATTGCTTATGTAGGAATTGTTATTTTAATCATTGTTGTTTTGGCATTTAGTGCCTATAAGTTAATGAATGCTAGAGACTATCAACTTTTTGGCAAAATTACCTCTCATATTGACACTACAGACAAGGTTGTAGCACTAACCTTTGATGACGGCCCAGCTAAAAATGTCAGCGCCATTTTAGCATTACTGGATGACTATGACGCTAAAGCAACCTTTTTTTTAATTGGAAAGGATATTGAAAAAAATTTAGAAGAGGGCAAAAAAATTGTGAATGCTGGTCATCAAATTGGCAATCATACCTATTCTCATAAGCGAATGGTCTTTAAAAGCTCTACCTTTTACAAAAATGAAATAGAAAAAACAGATGAGCTTATAAAAAGTATTGGCTATTCAGAAATCCCACCTGTTCGACCGCCATATGGGAAAAAGTTATTGGGATTTCCGATTTATTTAAGTAAAACAAATCGTGATACAATAACGTGGAATTTGGAGCCTGACTCCTTCTATTCAACGCCTGATGAAAAAATTAACTATGTGAAAGAGTATATACAACCTGGCTCGATTATTTTAATGCATCCCATGTATGACAATACAGACAATGAACTGCAAGCGATTGAAGGTATTTTGCAATCACTTTCTGAGGATGGTTACCGCTTTGTCACCATCAAAGAGCTTCAGGACAAATCAGAGAATCTGCACAAGTAA
- a CDS encoding short chain dehydrogenase translates to MKTALVIGASGGMGYALVNELVSRQVKVKAFARRKEKLVALFRHSRNVEIIAGDIFNEQDISQASKEVDVIFHAISFPYQDWEKLHIPCLEMVLKIAENQGARIALVDNIYAYGKQSLIGVTEETEKSPHTKKGKIRLAMENKLKESHVPSLIVHFPDLYGPNAENTILYETLKNVVQGKKANFVGNMQVKREFLYTVDGAKAMVELALREDTYNQNWNVPATHTISGGQLVEILSELTGYKKGIRTISKGMIQLIGIFSPSMKEVVEMFYLTEEPVILSGQKYEREIGPLPRTSYKAGLEETISWMQLKKG, encoded by the coding sequence ATGAAAACAGCTTTAGTTATCGGAGCATCTGGTGGAATGGGTTATGCTCTTGTAAATGAATTAGTAAGCCGACAAGTAAAGGTGAAGGCATTTGCACGACGCAAAGAAAAACTAGTTGCATTATTTCGCCATTCCAGGAATGTTGAAATCATTGCAGGTGATATTTTTAATGAACAAGATATTAGTCAAGCATCAAAAGAAGTGGATGTTATTTTTCATGCAATAAGTTTTCCATATCAGGATTGGGAAAAGCTCCATATACCGTGTCTAGAGATGGTGTTAAAAATAGCTGAAAACCAAGGAGCGAGGATAGCACTTGTCGATAATATATATGCATATGGGAAACAATCGCTCATTGGTGTTACTGAGGAGACAGAGAAGAGCCCACATACAAAGAAGGGAAAAATTAGATTGGCTATGGAAAATAAATTAAAAGAGAGCCATGTACCTTCCCTAATTGTCCATTTCCCAGATTTGTATGGACCAAATGCAGAGAATACCATACTGTATGAAACATTAAAAAATGTTGTACAAGGTAAAAAAGCTAATTTTGTTGGAAATATGCAGGTGAAGAGGGAATTCCTTTATACAGTTGATGGTGCAAAGGCTATGGTTGAACTAGCATTAAGAGAAGATACATACAATCAAAATTGGAATGTGCCAGCTACACATACTATTTCCGGGGGACAATTAGTAGAAATTCTAAGCGAATTAACAGGTTACAAGAAAGGGATCCGAACTATATCTAAAGGAATGATACAATTAATCGGAATCTTTTCTCCGTCCATGAAGGAAGTGGTTGAAATGTTTTATTTAACAGAAGAGCCAGTCATTTTAAGTGGACAAAAATATGAGAGAGAAATTGGTCCTTTACCACGTACTTCTTATAAAGCTGGTCTAGAAGAAACCATTTCATGGATGCAACTGAAGAAAGGATAA